A single genomic interval of Lathyrus oleraceus cultivar Zhongwan6 chromosome 7, CAAS_Psat_ZW6_1.0, whole genome shotgun sequence harbors:
- the LOC127101284 gene encoding 60S ribosomal protein L21-2, whose product MPAGHGLRSRTRDSFSRPFRKKGTIALATYLRTYHIGDYVDIRVNGAVHKGMPHKFYHGRTGRVWNVTKRAIGVEVNKQVRNKILRKRIHVRVEHVMPSRCTEEFKLRKIQNDKLKAEAKAKGEVISTKRKPEGPKPGFKVEGATLETVTPIPYDVVNDLKGGY is encoded by the exons ATGCCTGCCGGTCATGGTTTGCGATCCCGTACCAGGGATTCCTTCTCTCGTCCCTTCCGCAAGAAGGGAACAATAGCCCTTGCCACATACCTCAGGACTTATCACATCGGTGACTATGTTGACATCAGGGTTAACGGTGCTGTTCATAAGGGTATGCCGCACAAATTCTACCATGGCCGTACCGGTCGCGTCTGGAACGTTACCAAACGTGCCATCGGTGTCGAAGTCAACAAGCAG GTCAGGAACAAGATCTTAAGAAAGAGGATTCATGTTCGAGTGGAGCATGTTATGCCCTCCAGATGCACTGAGGAATTCAAATTGAGAAAGATCCAGAATGATAAATTGAAGGCCGAGGCTAAGGCCAAAGGAGAGGTTATCAGCACCAAGCGCAAACCTGAAGGCCCCAAACCTGGCTTCAAGGTGGAAGGTGCTACACTGGAGACTGTTACTCCAATACCATATGATGTTGTTAATGATCTCAAAGGAGGATATTAG